From Antechinus flavipes isolate AdamAnt ecotype Samford, QLD, Australia chromosome 1, AdamAnt_v2, whole genome shotgun sequence:
AGAAAACTCATCATCCTTCCACATTAGAGCAACTTTGGAACTCCCATCTCATCAGTATCTTCAGTACGCACAAACTTTTTGATTAGAGTGCTGGTGTAAGAGCTAGAATTGAATCTGGGTGTTCTGATTCCCAATTCAGTGGTCTTTCATTATATAAGACTATCTGTGTTTTAAAAATGGTGGCAGTCtagtaaaattataaagaatcttgcttgatttttttgctgtgagaaataatttttatcaaagaCTAATGCAGAtattcattgtattgctgaaaatagctaaatcattcacaattcctcatcaaataatcaaataatctcttagttctgttcatttcatttttcatcagttcatatatctttctaggtttctctgaaatagtcctgtttgtcatttcacaataatattccataacttgtttagccattccccaaataatgtcatttatttgatttccagttcttagtcACCATAAAAAGCTTCAAAAGCAATTCTTAActaattttataatgtttttttaGTTAATGGTATTTTTAATGGTTGCAGTCAGTATGTATATAAAGTTCTTTATTCTACTTTGCTAACTTTGCATTATTCCACATAGACCTTTCCATACATCTCTGTATGATCTTCCTACTTACCATTCTCAATAGTAGTTTAGTAAATACATTATTGCAGTTTATTGTTATTTAGTATAGTAGGTAGATTGCTAAACTTGGAATCATTTAAAcgggttcaaatctttcctcttgACATTTATTATCAAATCACTTAGTCCCTAATTGATAGGATTATTGTGTGTGAAAAGAAATGTATACAAAATGAGTTATGTGTAAAATTCTTCATAAGCCTTTTAAAACCTGATATGATGggttattatcattaattaagGAGATACATTTTGAACACATAAATTTAGACATATcatatgttttcttatttaatagAAACTTTTTAGTAGAGAAGAAAACATTTACCTTTAGAGCCTTataatattgtaaggatgatcaattgtgaaaaacTTAGCTACTCTGCTCAGGacagtgatctaaaacaattctaaaggactgatgatgaaaaatgctccccacctccagagagagaactgataaactctgaatgcagattgaagcatacttaaaaaaaaaaaaaaccctctgtttttattattttattttgttgtatttttttttgcaatatggtttatgtagaaatatgtttttgtaTAACTCcatatgtataatcaatatcaaattgcttatcttttcaagaaagggagaagagaatttttaaaaacatttttaaaaaaaattattaaacatatattggactacatgccatctaggagagaggatgggggaaaaggaggaaattggaacacaagattttgcaaatgttaatgttgaagaattatccatgcttatattttgaaaaataaaaagctttaataaagaaaaaaaaaaaagatgggttaaaaaagcttttttgcaTTTaggttgataaatatttaatgaaataaataaaaataatttaaaataattaatttagatCTTTACTAGTAATTAGGCTAAAGTAATTTGTTGACAATTTAATTGAACATATAATTATTGTGTAAAACTTCCTTTTACAGGATTCTTACTCCCAGAGGAAAAGcatagaaaatgcaaaataacGAAATTATAAAACCTGCCAAATACTTTTCTGAATTGGAAAAGAGTATTTTGCTTGCATTAGTGGAAAAGTATAAATATGTGCTTGAATGTAAGAAAAGTGATGCAAGGACAATTGCCCTTAAGAAGCGAACCTGGCAAGCCCTCGCCCACGAGTACAATTCTCAACCAAGTGTCTCACTGCGGGATTTCAAACAATTGAAGAAGTGCTGGGAAAACATCAAGGCACGGACCAAAAAGATAATGGCacatgaaaggagagagaaggtaaAACGGAGCGTTAGTCCACTTCTAAGCACACAGgtaataggaaaagagaagattgcCAGCATGCTACCTGAGCAAATTTACTTTTTACAGAGTCCTCCAGAGGAGTCAGAATACCACGCTGACACAGCAAACCAAGGTATAAATGCTCCTGTTACCCCTTTCTTTGTTCATTGGAATGCCTTCTGCCTTTCTTATGTAATGGCTCCAATTTGTACATAAAATTTAATGTTGATTCTTGATTTCCCCATTGAAAGATGGGGACCATGGAGTTGTGTAGAGGAAAAGAATCAGATGCTTATTTATCAATATATTCCTCCCACTCCATCTCCAAGTCTAGCCTTGAAACAAATTTTGtgataaaaagtttaataaaaccaacagattattagtatttttaaatcaCATAATATTTCCCATTCCCCGCCTTCCCATGTTTTCCTTTGTATACATGAAAATACTCAAAtcagaagcagctagatggcacagtgcatagagcactggccctgaattcaaatccagtctcaaacatgttaatacttagtagctgtgtgaccctaggcaaatcacttaatcccaattgacttaccaaaaaaaaaaaaaaaaaaaaaaagctccagaAAATACTCAAGTACAGCTCTAATACATCATCCTGGCATGGAGGTGACTTTATCTTCCTGCTTATGGGGAGAAAATTCTGGCAAGCTAGAAATGCTAATAAAATGGACTTGGCAAATTGAAGAATCCATCATCCTGTCACCAACATAGCCaaacttaaagaaaaagagagaaattattaaatgatgatttttttttttttgattagagTAAATCCTGAAATTACTAAGCTATAATGAGGTTGCAATATACATTGATTGAGAGGTGGGCACGATcacaaatttttcaaaatactgaAGTATCCATTCAAATATATCTTACCtgccattctttatattttcagggATCATGAATTTATCTCTCCTCCTTAAGCTGGAATAAaatggacagctaggtgatactgTTGACACAGCATTGggcctggaagcaggaagacttaagttcataTGTGTCCCAAGatgtgtgtgaccctaggcaaatcacttaactgctgcctcaatttccccatatatcaagtgggaataataacaacacttaattcctagggttgttgtgagaatcatatgagataatattcataaagcactttgcaaactttaagatgtcatataaatgttaaatatttgtttttctcttttagagagaatttttttaaaaaatgttttcctttggtCCATA
This genomic window contains:
- the MSANTD3 gene encoding myb/SANT-like DNA-binding domain-containing protein 3 — encoded protein: MQNNEIIKPAKYFSELEKSILLALVEKYKYVLECKKSDARTIALKKRTWQALAHEYNSQPSVSLRDFKQLKKCWENIKARTKKIMAHERREKVKRSVSPLLSTQVIGKEKIASMLPEQIYFLQSPPEESEYHADTANQEPFPVSNRELCEEEKEIIHFPVCEGTSQPEPSCSAVRITTNKNYRSRASQESALKKMHEEEHHQQMSILQLQLIQMNEVHVAKIQQIERECEMAEEEHRIKMEVLNKKKMYWERKLQTFTKEWPVSSFNRPFPNSP